In [Chlorobium] sp. 445, one DNA window encodes the following:
- a CDS encoding 50S ribosomal protein L7/L12 gives MASVDTLVEEIGKLTLTEAAELVKALEAKFGVTAAAPVMVAGAAPAAGAGAGAAAPAAPVEEKTEFDVILKSSGANKINVIKVVRAATGLGLKEAKDLVDGAPKTVKEAMPKADAEKLAKELRDAGAEVELK, from the coding sequence ATGGCATCAGTCGACACGCTCGTTGAAGAAATTGGAAAACTTACGCTCACCGAAGCTGCCGAGTTAGTCAAGGCATTAGAAGCAAAGTTCGGTGTAACGGCAGCAGCGCCTGTGATGGTTGCAGGTGCAGCGCCTGCAGCGGGTGCAGGCGCAGGTGCAGCGGCACCTGCCGCGCCCGTTGAAGAGAAAACAGAATTTGATGTTATTCTCAAGAGCAGTGGCGCAAACAAAATCAATGTCATTAAAGTGGTGCGTGCTGCTACAGGCTTAGGGCTCAAGGAAGCCAAGGATCTGGTCGATGGCGCGCCGAAAACTGTCAAGGAAGCCATGCCAAAGGCAGATGCTGAGAAACTCGCAAAAGAACTGCGTGATGCGGGCGCAGAAGTAGAGCTGAAATAA
- the rplJ gene encoding 50S ribosomal protein L10, whose amino-acid sequence MKRPEKEQVVEKVAEKMKRATAFYLTEFQGMTVAQTQELRNELRKSGIEYKVVKNTLIKKAIERAQLSDKLFPALKNTTAIAFGYDDPIAPAKILKKFSEGNDKLKFKGASVEGQVFDHTQLATIATMTNKVENIGKALGIINQTIAGVPMTINAVMRNLVNVLDQIAKQKAASAQT is encoded by the coding sequence ATGAAACGACCTGAAAAAGAACAAGTGGTTGAGAAAGTCGCTGAAAAAATGAAGCGTGCGACAGCGTTTTACCTCACTGAATTCCAAGGGATGACCGTAGCACAGACGCAAGAGCTGCGCAACGAGCTGCGTAAATCGGGTATTGAATATAAAGTTGTCAAGAATACCCTAATCAAAAAAGCTATTGAGCGCGCACAACTTTCCGATAAACTCTTTCCAGCGCTCAAGAACACCACGGCGATTGCCTTTGGCTACGATGATCCGATTGCGCCAGCAAAAATCTTGAAGAAATTTTCGGAAGGAAATGACAAACTCAAGTTCAAAGGCGCATCCGTTGAGGGGCAGGTCTTTGACCACACGCAGTTGGCAACAATTGCCACGATGACCAACAAGGTAGAAAACATTGGCAAGGCGCTGGGGATTATTAATCAAACGATTGCTGGGGTACCGATGACCATCAATGCAGTAATGCGGAATCTGGTGAATGTGCTTGACCAAATCGCCAAACAAAAAGCTGCTAGCGCGCAGACTTAG
- a CDS encoding 50S ribosomal protein L1, whose product MAGKKYKQALAKIDQKKEYEVLEAVAKIKEISTTKFDASVDIAMRLGVDPRQADQVVRGTVALPHGTGKTVRVLVMCKENKQQEAKEAGADYVGLAEYVEKIQGGWTDVDVIIATPDVMGEVGKLGKVLGPRGLMPNPKSGTVTMDVAKAVKEVKAGKIEFRVDKAGVVHAGIGKVSFDEKKLAENVQAFISAIMRAKPAAAKGQYVKSIYLSSTMSPSVKIKRDVAV is encoded by the coding sequence ATGGCAGGAAAAAAATACAAGCAAGCGTTAGCTAAGATTGACCAGAAAAAAGAATACGAGGTCTTAGAAGCTGTCGCTAAAATTAAGGAAATCAGCACGACAAAGTTCGATGCATCCGTCGACATTGCAATGCGTTTAGGTGTCGATCCAAGACAAGCTGATCAAGTCGTGCGGGGCACTGTGGCATTGCCACATGGCACAGGCAAAACCGTCCGGGTGTTAGTGATGTGCAAAGAAAATAAGCAACAGGAAGCCAAAGAAGCAGGTGCGGACTATGTAGGACTTGCCGAATATGTCGAGAAAATTCAAGGTGGCTGGACGGATGTGGATGTTATTATCGCTACACCAGATGTCATGGGTGAAGTAGGTAAGTTAGGTAAAGTGCTGGGCCCGCGTGGCTTAATGCCTAATCCGAAATCGGGTACTGTAACGATGGATGTTGCCAAAGCTGTTAAAGAAGTCAAAGCAGGAAAAATTGAGTTTCGTGTTGACAAAGCTGGGGTTGTGCATGCAGGGATTGGCAAGGTTTCGTTTGATGAGAAAAAGCTGGCTGAGAATGTGCAAGCCTTCATTAGTGCAATTATGCGTGCAAAGCCCGCGGCAGCAAAAGGTCAGTATGTCAAAAGCATTTACCTTTCAAGTACGATGTCGCCCAGCGTGAAAATTAAGCGCGATGTGGCTGTCTAA
- the rplK gene encoding 50S ribosomal protein L11 — MAKKITGYVKLQIPAGQANPAPPVGPALGQKGVNIMEFCKQFNAKTAAQQGLIIPVVITVYSDKSFSFVTKTPPAPVLLLKEAKIEKGSAEPNRTKVGKVTRAQIRKIAELKLPDLNTTSIEAAERMIEGTAKNMGITVEG; from the coding sequence ATGGCAAAAAAGATTACGGGCTACGTCAAACTTCAAATTCCAGCAGGTCAAGCTAATCCTGCGCCGCCGGTGGGTCCCGCGCTGGGTCAAAAGGGCGTCAACATTATGGAGTTTTGCAAACAGTTCAACGCAAAAACGGCAGCGCAACAGGGATTGATTATTCCTGTTGTCATCACGGTCTATTCCGACAAGTCGTTTAGCTTTGTTACCAAAACACCACCGGCACCAGTGCTCTTGCTCAAAGAAGCAAAAATTGAGAAGGGCTCAGCTGAGCCCAACCGCACAAAAGTGGGAAAGGTAACGCGCGCGCAGATTCGCAAAATTGCTGAACTGAAATTGCCTGACCTAAACACCACGTCCATTGAAGCTGCCGAAAGAATGATTGAAGGCACAGCAAAAAATATGGGCATTACGGTCGAGGGATAA
- the nusG gene encoding transcription termination/antitermination factor NusG encodes MSEQTEEKQAQSTTTPLSLSGERRWYTVRTYSGHERKVKEHIDKEVAKQGLQDRLSQVYIPYEKFVEVKDGKKKSRTKNAFPGYVLVEAILDKQTKNLILDTPSVIGFLGINDVPTPLRPDEVKRLLEPQEEQERRVSMKAPFEIGSTVKIIDGPFNSLTGAVQEINAEKMKVKVLINFFGRSTPTEVDFSQVKLITGN; translated from the coding sequence ATGAGTGAACAAACTGAAGAAAAACAAGCCCAGAGTACAACGACGCCACTCTCCCTCTCTGGAGAACGCCGCTGGTACACGGTAAGAACATATTCGGGACACGAGCGCAAAGTAAAAGAGCATATTGATAAGGAAGTGGCAAAGCAAGGCTTGCAAGATAGATTGTCGCAAGTCTATATCCCGTACGAGAAATTTGTGGAAGTCAAAGACGGAAAGAAAAAAAGTCGCACGAAGAATGCGTTTCCGGGCTATGTGTTAGTTGAAGCGATTTTAGACAAGCAGACGAAGAACCTTATTCTGGATACCCCTTCCGTGATAGGCTTTTTGGGTATCAACGATGTGCCGACGCCGCTTCGCCCTGATGAGGTAAAGCGACTACTTGAGCCACAAGAAGAACAAGAACGGCGAGTGTCAATGAAAGCGCCGTTCGAGATTGGCAGTACGGTCAAAATCATTGATGGACCATTTAATTCGCTAACGGGGGCAGTGCAAGAAATCAATGCCGAGAAAATGAAGGTGAAAGTGCTCATTAACTTCTTTGGCCGCAGTACCCCAACCGAAGTGGACTTCTCGCAGGTAAAATTGATAACGGGAAATTAA
- a CDS encoding preprotein translocase subunit SecE, protein MAENKVSLGARISGYYNDVVSEMKKVTWPTQEEVKESTLVVLTVCGILVIGTFIVDETLSFLIKKLVSLL, encoded by the coding sequence ATGGCGGAAAATAAAGTATCGCTTGGCGCGCGTATTTCAGGCTACTACAACGATGTGGTTAGCGAAATGAAAAAAGTAACTTGGCCTACTCAAGAGGAGGTCAAGGAATCTACGCTGGTCGTGCTGACTGTCTGTGGGATTTTGGTGATTGGTACCTTTATCGTCGATGAAACGCTCAGTTTTTTGATTAAGAAATTGGTTTCGCTGCTGTAA